The Aedes albopictus strain Foshan chromosome 2, AalbF5, whole genome shotgun sequence region tttgggaattcttcctggaatttcgttgggtattccttttggacttcctacagggattcttcctggacttccttcggggattcctcctggaattctttcggagattgctcttagaatttctttggaaattcctcctagaattcctcctaaatttttatcatggattccttttggaattccttcgaggatcctTCCCTGATTTCCTTCGTAATTttgtcagatattcctccagaaactccttctggaattcctcttgaacttccttcaaggattcctcctgaaattccttctgggattccttcggggatcgttcttaaaatttctctgtagatttctcatggaattcttccaagaattcctcctagaatttctacgggaattctttctggaattctttcaggaatttctcttggaattcttccttgaGTTTCTTCGTGGATTCGatttggaattactccagggattcctcctgaaattcattcgtCTTGGGATTCGTCTTGGAtctcctcctagaattacttcggggattcctcctggaactcctacgaggattcatcctgaaattgctttgaggacttctcctggaattcattcggcaattcctccctcagggatttttacaggaattcctacagtttccttctggatatttttcgttgaattCTCCTCATTTGGAGACTCTTTCTCGAATTTCCTTGGCATTTCCCACTGgagctcttttgaggattccggctggaaattctttgaggattactGCTAGAAATCCTCTTTTAATTTTTGCGGGGATTCCCGCTGGgcttctttcaggggttcctaagggaattcctacgaagattccccctggaatgccttcaagaattccccctggaTATTTTGCGATGAGAcctcctagaaattctttggaaattcctgctgatgTTCCTGGTATTCtggtattcttgctggaatttccttgggattcctgggaatcttcctagaattccttcggaaattccgtgaAAATGCCAATCTGGGATTTCCCCAAtaagttttttcagggatctctctaagggAGAATCTTGCACCACCAGACATTTTTGTAGATGTTCCATCATGGATtcgtacagcagttcctgcagtgatcagtccagaagtttcttcattgaCTTCTCAAAGAGTTTTTCTTTAATCATTAGTGGATTTCTAAGTGTAAATAGCTcaccttattatcaaatttgatagctccTGAATGTTTgaggaaaacaaaataaaaatcgtAGTAAAATCGATATTTTCTGGCGCTTCTTTTGCAATAGAGTAATAAAAAATGCACCACACTAAGGATacggtaatgtcacaataggtctaatcgtctaataactggtcgcagtgacgtaCTCGAATAGGAATTAAAAAGGTATTCAATCTAGTGTAAAAAataattatggtcaaattttgatcacgccgattcacgccgccgccgagcaaaatatagtcggcgcacaggtctattttGAACTGCACTGTATTCCTGAATATGGCACGATTTGCGCAATAATGGTAAAGTGGCGTCAATAAAAATGAATGATTATTTCTGAATTTCCCAACAGAAACGGAAAGTTTGAGATAACCTCAAAATAAAAACGAACAACGGAGCCTTACCTAGCTCAGATAAATAACACACAACTTCAAAACAGCATCATGCACGATTCTGGTTTACAGAAGTGAAATGCTCATCAtcgttttgaagaaatttctaacttTTCTAAACATATCTGCCACACGATAGTATTCGAAAAAGGAACTCACACTCATCAATCATGAGCAGTGGGTTTTGACCCCGTTGGGAAGTAATGTCAGCAAAAAAGAAGTGTTACACATATGCTGCAACATTAGGGTTTTCCCTGAGAAAATTCGATTCTTTCAAGCAATTCATGATTTGGTCAGTTGCTTTCGAGAAGTAGACTAATGCGCATTCACGTTCGTAGCGGTCGCGAAAATGGCAGTAAAACAATGTAATATTCGTGGAGACACATGGCGTTGCTGCTTATTGGCAATGTTACTACTTGGTGAAGCTATCCAGCAAAACGAGGCATCTCTTGCGTTTCCCAATATTCGAGAAGGAATGAAATTGAAATTTGGCTCAAAAATACAGGAACCTAGTACAAGTGATAGCAATTCGAGTGATACAAGTGTTGCTCTCGTTGTTCCTTTGGAAGAACCTGTCATGTCCGAAGATGACGCAGAGGTATGTATTCATGCTGTCTTAATATATTCTTGATAAATAACTTTTCACCTTCTATCAGAAAATCCTTGATGATATCAGATTCTACACTACTAACGATAACACTGATGATAACGGACTCCGCTTTTTCGCTGGTGCAAATACCAGAATATTGCGCTATCAACAGCAATTTGGGCTGAAAGAAACAGGCGAGCTAGATCGAGAAACTAAAATATCGCTCCAAAGTCCGACATGTGGCGTGAGTAACGTCGCTGCGTTCGGCGAGGACAAGAAGTGGAGCTCGCGTTATCTCACATACTACGTTAGGAATACTCCATGGGGAATCCCCTCGAGGACTGTTAAAAATCTTATACGTAACGCTTTCGACCAGTGGAGTAAGGTGACGAACCTTGAATTCGCTGAGTCTAACGACCCAAAGTCTGATATGGAGATTTCATTTGGTGGTCGAAGGCATACTAATAGAGAAAGCAAATGTCAAGATGATCTAGGGAATAATACGTTGGCACACGCGTTTTACCCGCCGATCGGAGGAATCCACTTCAACACCAAATTCTTCTCCGGAACCATGAACAAAGATTTGTTTCTCACGACTGCAATACATGAAATCGGTCATTCAATCGGGCTAGAACATTCTTTTTCAAAAGCTTCAGTTATGTATCCCAATTTTGTAACACACTTTTCCGAAGTACCGAAGCAGGACGTTGAGGTAAGTAGTGTAGAATGAATAATAGAAGTTACCAGGCAATAAAATTTAGATAATTATTTTAGAATATTCAAATGAAGTACGGTAAACGCCAGAATCAGACAACAACCAGAATACCAACTTTTTGTGATCTGACAAAATACGATGCTATGCTGTATTATCAAAACACGTTAGCCATAATCGCAGGAAAGTACTGCTACACAAAGTTCAACGGTAGAGATAAGCCGACTTTACTCAGCGAGATGTGGCCAGGAGCTCCTGGTAAAGCTAGTAGTAACAATGCTGACAAAGTTTATTAGCACAACTTTATTTCAGAAACACTGGACGCCGCAGAAAGCATTGGTCTTCATACCTTTTTATTCAAAGGTGAACAAGTGTGGGTTTTCAAGGATGCCCGGTTACAAGTAGGTTATCCTCGCAAAATCCATGAAGCATTTCCAGGACTGCCCAAGAATTTGGATGGTATTTTCTACGATAAACAAACACATATGTATGCCTTCAAAATGGATCATTACTGGAGGTACAATACGGAAAAGAAAAATGTCGATCACACAGACGGCATAGAAGAGTATGGTTTGCCCGGAAGGATCGATGCAGCAATTTTAGAGAATGTTCAGAAAAGAATATTTTTCTTCAAGGACAGCGTAAGATATATATACGATTTAAAGACTCGCAATACAACACGACATGACGATCCGATGTTTTGCTAGGTAAACAATAAAACCTATCTTTAATCTAAACTAAACTTTAATGTTTGCTTCTTTTAATTTTGGGTAATTGCACACCAAAGCTtgtgcactttagaatcggtacactatcaaccggctgcagatcaataACGGTTTGATCTAGAAAAACCCTATTTAATCCACCTAgctgtgatggtgcctttctcgtgctttaaaatatcctttcaacaaaactcgagcgacatgttgatgacattgtcataaatacaaaatgaaaactgcttgctaaatatactcaatatggatacattttatattagcataacatccaatattcagaaaatataagacaacgatccaaaactcaaaccaaacaagtgtcatgaagccgcaaaattttgaaacgtcattttagattttccggtcatcattttatgactccggatatctaccccaactaaactaaccgccatcttgaacattgagacaccatcttggatgttctggtattcatttttggactctgcacctaaaattacataaaatagtcgccgtattgaattttggcatgtcgtttatgattttctggttaccagttttggacgaagaccggcattcttccccattcaaactatagtcatattgcagaccttgtgaaacagcgcacagcttgggttttctgattacaaattttgaattctggacatattttcatacaaaatatgcccataatgcaagaattaaaaatcctgtaaaataggcactaacttgaatactgggccattatcttggactttggaccgctatcttggatactctggtagactccgaacatatttcccataccaaatataagtgttttacatagttttagagctcaaaattccttcaaacagccaccatcttctgttgacgcgatcaaattcttctttttccattcaacgttgacccatcctgctataaatttataccttaggaatctggagtggtacgatttgatgagatcgctttagttttgtctatattttgttctcatatatgagaacttagacctattcgtcactgttgttcatacctaatgtttatcaggccattaaacaaagccacgatttaatttttcacatgtacgttggttctgctacacaacagctagtctgtaatgtgatctaaggctattttcttgctaaccgttcattagattatcaaaaaatctgcgatctgatgtgtcgtatgtatgggtttagttcatttttatatttggtaatttccggtggtatacccggatctgattccatgacactactggttgtcccaattatggtcttagactatttttctgcttaccactcatcaggttatcgaaaatgccgtggtttgatgtgtcgcatgcataggtttgatgcattttcatatctggtcccttcccgGGGTACCGTTCCGAAACACCTAAATGgacatatctccggaacggctgaaccgatccgaaccattttcaattggaaacaatgggaccagattccgcgtcgaatgaaccgtcggtcaatgaaatcggatgaggtttactgccaaaaagtgatgtgagtttttttgtacacacacatacacacacacacacacacacacacacacacacacacacacacacacacacacacacacacacacatacactcacagatatcacctcaattcgtcgatctgagtcgattggtatatgtcatttgaccctccgggccttctatcaaaagttaatttttggagcgaacatatagcctttccagtacacttagtgttcgagaaaggcaaaaaaatgtaGTGATAAGCTTATTTGTTGCATTTTATAGGAAAAATGTTGAATTTAATTTAAGATGAAATTTCAATCTGTATTTGTGATTCAAGCCAATGTTCGTCAACACTTGCGAATTTCGCAGTTCGCGGGCTttttttccacaagaaacaaaactaTACTCATTAATGATATGCTCAAAACTAGTAACGACATAAAACTTTTGACAAATATGGTTTGTAAGATCATACAGTAATgtcccgattttatcacgccctccgcgctgTTAAATTcgagagcaagtgtttcccctcatcttcaagatgaatgttaaaGGTGCGTTTTGCGACGTTAAACATTTTGAACATGCGTATAGATTCTGTAGAATATTTTAAAGcagttttgaaaaggggcgtgataaaatcggaaaaaTTCTGTATTCAAAGCataatttaattcaaaatattgCCTGGGACGACCTACCATAATTCAAGTTGCCTAACATAATTCATATCttttaccgacttttcgaatcctctaagcagaatTACTTCTTCGAATGAGCGTAATAAGTTTTTGTaccacactcttaaaaaattaggaatttacacgtgacgtaagccatcaacgtacgtaaacacttcatgactgaatggcaaatttgactcaattttacatccatcatgtaagttcgcgttagttgcacaaaatgtcaacaaacctatccgaccagataggtagaaacagttttacatttatcgcttttcttacaactcggtgatacagcgagaggtatagtacgtgcctctcaatcagcggaccagagtttgaatccagtacattattttacttacatatgttgtaTTTCTTGCTTCGGCTCTagtgattgctagctcgactttatttgtgatagaagacgtaaatttgtgtcaaacgggccgctccttttatgtgcatccaagtgaacttaaatttacatgattttttctaagagtgcattTACGATacgcagatacgcgtatttcgactaccacttgtaatcttcctcagtgtcagttatccacgcattttttttttatttttaaaaatctgaTGTAGGTATATACATATTTATTGCAGACAACTacatattcttaatcacttaacctaatttacagctctattgtccactagggcactacgtgagcgatttcaattgacagctgtacctacagattgtacagcgcctagatgtattctattatactttatcgaactggttgcctttctgctgctttcacttttctactcttttcatggtagaatgatgagcacaaggatgatgatggatggccgttgttccgttccagtccgattgagggtccattttatgagtagcagttcgccgatgtccaggtatccgggtccgtttgagccatggggctcagaagagggtcagtgtcagccgctctcggtgaagagcaactgacgaaaaattgcaagtgccggggctgggaatcaaacccatggccatccgcatatgaagcgaacgtgtgaccaactacaccacgggccccggctgcaAGACATCGCATTCTCCCCGCACGGAACcgtcaaactacccaaaattgagttcttttgacgcaatcccatagttcggcccaataagccaaatttgagtaaatcgattaaactcacactaggtaaattgccttcacctccagcaaaaacatttacttaagagtaggtaaattcaacccaagacccccccctcattcaacccaaatttgagtaaacctgcatttacccaaaattggcttattgggctcaaggacccccgttgggtagatgcatctctgtttgtttttgacaacatcggtgagggaaagagggaaaacaacctaattttgggtaactagtttattcgatatactcagctttgagtaaaatcgacccaaaaattaggtagtttgatttctccgtgcgcTTATGTACTAAAATCCTATCGCTACTTTTGTTACCTAAAAACCAACCTACACCAAACCTATAAATTtacctatggtccactgcacgaatttatactggcctgcttactctcacacgaaatttgacgtttgagcggtgccggcacctctcaaacgtcgaATTTTCTGTAAAAGTAAACAGggcagcataaattcgtgcagtggaccattgggtACCTACGTATTCCTACCGCGTGCACTGTGCTTATGGGTAGTAAGCGTatggcaagaaatttcttggcctatctcgatgcatggaaaattcaggcaaggaatcggtcaacaaataataaagcgtcgctttattccggatcctagtacggagctgaaacgaaacgtcaaatcaaatgggccttgctgtgttaaatctttaaaccattccggtcacggaaaaataatgcactgaacgaaaattacttgagcgattccgtttgaagtgcatacctcgcattaggaATGAATTTGAATAAACGTGACTGACCGTTTCCCTGATCCTTGATAGGAAGCTATGCCTCTTTCTTTGTGGATTCATAAACTTTCCGCTACGTCAAGTTTCTAAAATACTAATATTATCCTTTGTCAACAGGTTTTCATCCTACAGAACATGTTCGGCcactttttattttaatttatacgACCCCTTTTCTTACTCTTTACCCGCTTTTTTAACCTCTgcaatgtgttctttgaatcgaatTTCAAGTGTTCTTTTCATTTGTCCAATGTAGGTTTTATTGCAATGTGGACATGCTATCTTGTAAACtacaacggagcctgtggagtactagggcgccctccacagtattttgcccttactgcgctaaccggagcaatggtgcagcagggattggcggcatgcaccgtgcggtgcgaaaaaagcgtgtgcttcacacaatcgcaagtgctcgtctcccgttttgccgagagacaagagacgtatgagtgagagctttcgtaattgtgcgagagacaatcgcagcactagctctacggcgcagggagtaatgcacggtgcttgggactgtgtttgtctccaaacagaaaaaaatcaattaataaattaattgaagagtttgtgttttcggttaagttgttaagcttgtcaagggttgccaagtgatgggtcgtttgattcgaattttttgcaatcatgcgtagtatcaagccaagtgcaaagcacggagacaagcaccgagagagtgcatacgacagaacgtgagagacaggagagctccagcgcgcggcaaagtaagcgagcaacacacaaccgattgcgcgtactcgtctccttctagtttgttgtgctgtctcgtagcagagtgtgcggcacgcaaagagttttgagtcgcaccctatccctgtggtgcagttgaccttgtgtttctccgagataatctgctatccttcttaagcctcaactgcgaggctcaataagggtgggattactAGTATGTTGttcattagctttaattataacctttatgactcttcgcattatgcgttcttcacagtgtcctctgtgtatgttcgtctctggcgttcttcaatcgataccgaattggtttttatcgctgctcttttttcttgtgttgtggttgtaagagtttgatcgtgcctagtttgggtagtggctacggttatgacagctcagatcaatcgtcagcataaaagaacagctttggtccaagaaccttacttttttagggaggatttctatgtagatgtaaatgttttaattaacacctatatggttccgcattttgcgtttgacccgatgtttgctactttcagtaaaattgaaatgacaatcttgcgtgtcatgcctcgagccccacaatgttttgataaaactgcagccttgctattcccaaatcttggtgggattatactgtcaagtttattccgtaaatggataatgtcttcgtatgaagatcaaacctatcaatttgacctctttcttctgaaatgattagaacgctttgtcgagcatcacacccatgatgtttttctagcaaacatgcctgTCCATGGGAATAAACAtggttaccaaaatggaaagtccactgtgatttgttttcacaatgttgtttactatatcggaaaagcattcattcaaaaacaattttgtttgggtgttttctcggatttccaggatacttttgaacacgtaccttacgattccatattggaagccgcatggattgtcctatttatctttcaatgattttcaattggatttaccaaatgctcaaaaaccaacatcccttctcggcattacgtcaagcagcgataaggaaattgagtgtttgtggatgcccccatgcgggagtcttgccatcacttttgagcaatctcgtagcagaaacgcaattgagataactcaatgtagttttcctacttatgattttgtccatcacaagcctcaaaaggctgcttcatttgtatatcgtAGCTGAGAATCCAACTGTGGAACTttaaatcatttgatatgtaactacccagtttttacgcaactgcgtttccgagtactcggtaaacaatTGAtttagtgaaactgacctaagaagcctgaatcttcaggatgttctgttgttttgaacccgttgtggcaagtagctataggcttactttacgctttatgcgttttaacagtgcccttttcagggcgctatttgaaccggttgtggtacgcttatgcgattatgtcgaccctattcccttaccttccctttccctatcccatcccttattcctcccttcgctctccctcaggtaaatgatgaataggctcgtattcatggcgatggcacaaatttcccaaatggaggagaacgtgcctcttgagccgacctactgatacctgatacccgctTTGTTTAAATGACTTATTTTATCTGACTTAAGTTTACAATTCCTGCTACTGAAAACTAAATCTATACCCAAGTTTCTGAATTTTGATTTCAATGGTTTTGTAATATTAGTATCAAAGTTCACCTCAACCCTTTCCAACATCATCTTCCAAATAAATCCCTCTGTTTCGTCCAGGATGCGACGGCCCCACGTTGTGTAATTTTTAATTAACCGACGAGActccaacacgcagaaaaataaattgtaaacacaattattgcggatttttaaaaaaatttccactctgcggaaGCTGCCGAGTTCTACCACAGCTGTCAAAgttctaccgcagccatgaaaatcatcattcattgaaaaggattgccaaatcaaagtatgcttgcaaagtaaattgctccgaaaagcaacaggaaacaacgatcatcggcgtcgtatccaaggcatccTAGAGTCGattgatgatacctcagtgaaaatcagtaaactgacagctgcggtagctttctaATTtgccgtaaaacggaaagtttacCCCAAATTTGcaataaattctagttcaaatcaaccgatttttcaatttactatagcgacaaactgatttctagtttaaactgaactgttctattgtttgataatacaaatattttcaaatgtcgAAAttgttgacagtttgttaaaacaaacagagatttggtatttTCAAcgtgaaataatggattgattcaaacgactgcacttttgccactaacaaacccggaatgtgattgtgttgttgacggcagcaactgcggcagctcggaaatctatttttagaccgtcggtaagcggatggggaggagaacgactaaaaaaagacaaaaaaggcgaaaccgatcaactttttatggatgctgtcgtgagtacctgcgcattatccatcacggccaaagctgcacttggaagttggcgtgatggatttgctgcaccttcttcgttgtggcgatgttggggtaagcattttatagatgtgtgagtgcttttgaCCGCccacggttgctcctctgttattgcaaggacatctgcatttacgcaaagaaccaacagataatgcttgggacaagccttctcctcattgtgtaaatgctggcatCGCAATACTTTTGAAAAAccgaataggggctgtccattaattacgtaagggaaattttacgatttttcgacacccccaccccccttgtaagattttttgtatgagaacccaaatatttttgtatggtgcgtaagatttctcaaacccccccttcccccataaacccttacgtaattaatgaacagccccataccagggccggccgcgtccgaatgctggtcaattgaggatagggaaggaagtgatgacgtgattctcgcttaggccaataaccgaggaattctctgcgttactacgagtaatcactaggagtttggatacggGAAGGGATGATTTGTTAGAggctttgttttggtaaacaaattgctacaatcaccagaccgattcttgttttgctataggtaaatccaacgaaagctaacgatccttccgcatctggtggcaggaatgagaaccctatgaaaaaaggggctccgctaaaattttccatggcgcagcataggaaaagtgcacttttttcactttttcgtatcgaatcccgcatcgtagagaaacaaacgagcacttttcggaaagaaaatttgattctctttcagatgcgcttagatccggtaggtacttacgaacaatttatgtgattaatttgaggagctcttgctatgtctccggcgggcgatctcccggattttttgttagctgaccaatccgatgtctgtcggcgtgggcaccgagaatgatgatattagaagccattgccaatggaaaatagcagcTATCGGTgcaaaatatgagtaaattttgaagacaaagaagttgattttttatgtaaacaaacgattttcttcctatctcactcagcgcctctacaatgggggACCATTTGGATTCACCACTCGCGAAAAATTGAATTCGTCTTCACATACGCGACATGTTAGGGAATAATGTCCACCCCACAATCAATTCGAGAAGACAAAACCGCatctagggtaattgatccgatcatggaggagttaagcactgggttcatgtttaaaccacaattgtatcgccccaagcaaactttttacatggatttaattgaaaataattaaatctatcttttatctacgggaaaataacaaaatattaccactttgatgttgttatgagcattttattcgtttttatctgaaagatcattgtgttcctaatgttgcggcatttattcctattgttgcggtatcccattgaaatcatatgggataccgcaacattaggaacaccaccgcaacaataggaacacagcagcaaacacattaaggtttttgggcaaatcttaagcaaacaaatggtgcaatctcataatttaagcaccatacatctattaaaaatactgaCGCGCGAGGACGTATTTAAATTgtactgtcacatttttttttcgtgctGAGGAATTTCATTTGGACGAATGGCGTGTGGAACTAATACTTCGGAGAAATAGAGGAAGCAAACGGATAACACCGAGCAGAACCACGCCGACCAGGGAGTCATCGTCGTCTCGGAATGTTTGATCAAGCACCCGCTGCAGTCGACCTGGACA contains the following coding sequences:
- the LOC115263937 gene encoding interstitial collagenase, which translates into the protein MAVKQCNIRGDTWRCCLLAMLLLGEAIQQNEASLAFPNIREGMKLKFGSKIQEPSTSDSNSSDTSVALVVPLEEPVMSEDDAEKILDDIRFYTTNDNTDDNGLRFFAGANTRILRYQQQFGLKETGELDRETKISLQSPTCGVSNVAAFGEDKKWSSRYLTYYVRNTPWGIPSRTVKNLIRNAFDQWSKVTNLEFAESNDPKSDMEISFGGRRHTNRESKCQDDLGNNTLAHAFYPPIGGIHFNTKFFSGTMNKDLFLTTAIHEIGHSIGLEHSFSKASVMYPNFVTHFSEVPKQDVENIQMKYGKRQNQTTTRIPTFCDLTKYDAMLYYQNTLAIIAGKYCYTKFNGRDKPTLLSEMWPGAPETLDAAESIGLHTFLFKGEQVWVFKDARLQVGYPRKIHEAFPGLPKNLDGIFYDKQTHMYAFKMDHYWRYNTEKKNVDHTDGIEEYGLPGRIDAAILENVQKRIFFFKDSVRYIYDLKTRNTTRHDDPMFC